The DNA window GCCACCTTGCGCATGGCGAACTGGCCGCCGGACTTGCGGACCATGTCGTAGGTGCGCCAGAGGCTCGTCACCCCGTGCGCCGTGAAGCCGAGCGGATGGCCCTCCGGCTCGCTCACCTCCACATAGGCGAAGTACTGGCAGACCGGCAGGATCCCCCGCGCCAGCAGCGTCGCGGTCAGTTCCGAGTCCGTGGCCATATTGTCGCCGTCGGAAGCCTGGGCGGCATAGATGTTCCACTCGCTCGGGCTGTAGCGGTCGCGCACGATGCGGATCATCTCCTCGAGCGCCGAGGAGACGAGCGTTCCGCCGGTCTCCCGGCCGCGGAAGAAGGTCTCCTCGTCGACCTCCTTGGCCTTGTCGGTATGGCGGATGAAGACGATCTCGACATGCTTGTAGCGCCGCACCAGGAAGATGTGCAGCAGCATGTAGAAGCGCTTGGCGAGATCCTTCATGTGCTCGGTCATCGAGCCGGAGACGTCCATCAGGCAGAACATCACCGCCTGGGCGATCGGCTTCGGATGCGGCTCGTAGCGGCGGTACCGCAGGTCGAGCGGGTCGAGGTAGGGGATGCGGGCGCGCCGGCGCTCGACCGTCTCCAGTTCGGCCCTGAGCGCGGCGAGCCGCTCCGGGTCGCCGCCCTCCCGTTCCAGCGCCTCGATGGCGGCCGCCAGGTCGCCGACCGCCTCCGTGCTCGGCCGCTTCAGCGCGATGCGCCGGGAGAGCGACACCTTGAGGGTGCGCCCGAGAGCGAGGTTGGCGGGCGAGCCGGTCGTGGTGTAGCCGGCCCGCCGCATGGTCTTGACCTCGGTCACGGCCAGCTTGCGCTTGGCGAGGTCGGGCAGTTCCAGGTCTTCGAGGAAGAGGTCGAGGAACTCCTCGCGCGACAGGACGAATCGAAACTCGTCCTCGGAGTCCTCCCCGCCCTGCCCGGCCTGGCCGCCGCCGCGGCCGCCACCGCCGCCCTGGGGGCGCTCGATCTCGTCCCCCTCCACATATTCGCGGTTGCCGGGCAGCACGAAGTCGCGGTGCCCGCCGGTGGATCCCCTGCGGAAGCTCGGCTCCCGGATGTCGTCCGCCGGGATGGTGACCTCGCCGGACTGCTCCAGGTCCTTGATGGTGCGGTCCCGGGACGACTCCCGGACGGCCCGCTGGACGACTTCCTTGGCGCGGCGCAGAAAACGCTGGCGGTTGGCGAAGCTCTTTCCGCCAGGATTGAGGCGTCGGTCGACGATGTGCATCCTTCTTCCCAGCCCGGCCGGATCAACCGGCCTGTTTAACGCGCATGTACCACTCGACGAGGCGCCGCACCTGCCGCTCGGTGTAGCCCCGGCTCAGCATCCGCTGGACGAAGTCCGCGTGCTTGCGCTCCGTGTCGCTATCCTTCTTCGAGCCGAAGCTTATCACGGGCAGCAGTTCCTCCA is part of the Prosthecomicrobium sp. N25 genome and encodes:
- a CDS encoding YeaH/YhbH family protein, producing MHIVDRRLNPGGKSFANRQRFLRRAKEVVQRAVRESSRDRTIKDLEQSGEVTIPADDIREPSFRRGSTGGHRDFVLPGNREYVEGDEIERPQGGGGGRGGGQAGQGGEDSEDEFRFVLSREEFLDLFLEDLELPDLAKRKLAVTEVKTMRRAGYTTTGSPANLALGRTLKVSLSRRIALKRPSTEAVGDLAAAIEALEREGGDPERLAALRAELETVERRRARIPYLDPLDLRYRRYEPHPKPIAQAVMFCLMDVSGSMTEHMKDLAKRFYMLLHIFLVRRYKHVEIVFIRHTDKAKEVDEETFFRGRETGGTLVSSALEEMIRIVRDRYSPSEWNIYAAQASDGDNMATDSELTATLLARGILPVCQYFAYVEVSEPEGHPLGFTAHGVTSLWRTYDMVRKSGGQFAMRKVARREEIYTVFRQLFQKRDATVGSSSP